The genomic DNA CTCCCGGACCGGCCGGGGAGCCATTCAACATTCCGGCGCCAGCATTGACCGCGCCAGTCACTCCCCCACCGATCGCCGGGTGGTCTCAGACGTCCAGACCAGCCGAAACGGCATCGGCCGTTTCCACACCAACCGCCGGGTGGTCCCGCACGTCCACGCCGGCTGTCACCGCATCAGCCACTCCCGTACCATCCGCCGCGCCGTTGCCCACCTCCACGCCAGCCGTGAGCGCATCAGCCACTCCCGTACCAACTGCCGCGCCGTCGCCCACCTCCACGCCAGCCGTGAGCGTCGCAGCCACCCCCACTCCGACCGCCGCGCCGACTCGAACCCGCGAGCCGGACACGGGTTCACGGGGCCCTGGCTCGCGGGCGCCGCGATCGGAGGTTCCCGGACTAATCCCAGTGCCGGCGCTTGGCAACCCCGAGGCGGAGTGCGAGGCCCTCGCGGATAGCTACACCGCCGCGCACAAGTTCTATCAGGCCGGCACCGCCACGAGCAGCACGGCGTGGAATGACTACCTCACCGCTCACAACTCCGGCCAGGCCGATCCCGCCAGGGTCGCGCGGCTGCAGCAGTCGTATGAACGGCTCTCGGCGAACCTCGATCGCTCGCTGGCGACCATGGCCGCCAGCGAGCAAGCCGCGCACGACCTCGAGGCCGATCGAAGAGGAAAGTGCGATCTCGATCAGGTCGCAGGCCAGCGCTACCTCGGCTTGCCACCGCCGCAAGGCTGAGCGCACCGCTGCCGGCACGGCGACCCGTCCCACGCGCCGGCCCCTCCGTCATTCCGGTCCTTCGGGATTCGTCATTCCGGCCTGAGCCGGAATCCAGTACCACAGGACCAATCAGCCGCGCGTAGGGGCGACGCATGCGTCGTCCTTCCCTCTTACGCACACGTCACTTGTGGGGAGTGGGCTAGAGCCTTCCCCAGACTTAACCCGGCGGTAAGGGTGATCCGAGCCTTGGACGTGGGATGTCGACCGTTTCTGCAATGGGCTCCAAATCAGGCCCGTCCGACCTCCCCGCCGGTTTGCCGGGGCTAACCGAGGACGCCGGGATCTCCGATCCAACGAACGTTCCGGGAAGCCTGGCTTGCTGCGCGGCAGAATCTCTCGTCGGCGGTCCACAACTCGCAGCCAAACTCTTCTGCCAGCGCCAAGTAGTGGGTGTCGTAGACCGCGCCCTGTTGAAGTTCGGTTGCCAACTCCAGGGCTCTGACGTGTAGCTCTTGCGTCTGGTGCAACTCAAGCCGCGAGCTAAGCAACTGCGAGATCATGCGAGCGGAGTCTCCGACGCTCAACTGGTCGCGAATCACCCTTCGATGGAGCGCGTTGGCGACTTCGAAGGGCAGCAGGTAGGGAGCGGCCGGGGTGACCTCATCGTCATGCCATGCACTGAGAATCGCCAAAGCCCTGTCAGTGTGCTCCTCTCTCACCAACCACTTGACGGCCACGCTCGCATCGACGACGACATGTCCGCTCACGCCCACCGCTCCATCTGGGCATCCCTAATCTCGCGAACCTCGCGAATCAGGTCGACGGAATTTCCGGGTAGAGTCTTTTCCCCGAAGATCTCCGTCTGAAGTTCTGCGAACCGTTCGTGGTCGGGCTTGTCGGACAGCAATTCGCTCGCGCCGTTGGCCTCGTCCCTTGTCAACTCCCGATCGATAGCGGCCTGACAGTACCCACGCATGCTGACGCCCTTGAGCGCGGCCATGACCTTCAAGCGGCGCTGAAAGCCGGCCTCCAGGTCCAGGGTCAATCGCTTCTTCCGGGCTGGCATGGGTGCCCCTTCCCGACGATACGGGTTATCACGAAGCATAGTGCAAATACGGAAAAGCGTGTACGCCCAACGAATCTCGAATGCGCAGACCTTCGACAGCCTCACAGTTAGCGCCGACCACCCGTTGGATCACCGAGTTGCCACAACGAACCAGCCCGAAGCTTCACCGCGCGCCCCGCTCTAGCTCAGATCGGTACCTCGGTGATGCACAGCCCGTCGTCGTTCACGTCCACCACCAGGAATCCCTGTTGGGCGTTGGCGTGCGGATTGGATTGATCCGGGCCGAGGGTTATCCAGGTCGATGGCGCCGTTTCGCTCCGAATGCCATTCACCGTGTCGCTCGTGCGCCGATGCACGTGACCCGAGAAGACGCCCAGCACGCGGTCGTGGCGCTCCAGGACGGCCATGAGAGCGGCAGCATTTGTCAGCATCACGCGGTCCAGCCAATCGATGCCAATTGGATGGCAATGGTGATGGACGAACAGCACGGCTGACTCACCGCTACGGGCGTCCAACGTGCCATCGAGCCAGGCGAGTTGCTCGGCGCCCAGACGCCCCCCGACGGCGCCGCCAACAGGGTTGGAATTGAGCACCACCAGCAGCACCCCGCCGCGGACGAGCGCGTAGTAGCCGCCGGGCGCTCCCGCGGGCTCGACGTCATTCGGGAGCGCGAGCGCGTCGGCCAGCATCCTGCCGTCGTCGTGATTTCCCTGCACGAAGAGTTGCGGCATGGCTACGTCATGCGTGATGCGCACGAATTCGGCATAGGCCGCCGGGCTGGACGTGCTCGTCTGGTCGCCCAGATGCACGACGAGCTGCGGCGCCGGACGAACGCCGGCCAGCGCGCGAACCGCCGCTTTCAAATTCTCGCGTGCGTCCGCGCCATGCTGCGGCGGGGCGCCGGGCGAGATCATGTGGGCGTCGCTGAGGATGGCGAAGCGCAGGTTGGGCGACTGAGCTATGGCGCGGCCTCCGGTCCACGGTCCACGAAGTCGCGGTAGAACTCGCGCACGCGGTCGGGATCGAGGCTGTCCATCGGCTCCTGCCAATGCCAGGCCACCAGCATGAACTTGGGCGCCAGTCCCGCATACGGCATCGCGATCAGCTTCACCTCGCCGAATGCCCCGTTGGGAAGGTCCTGATGAATGGCCTCCAGCTGCGGCACCACCTCGTCACAGTCGGTGTCACAGCGATACAGCACCGCAATGGCCCCGTGCTCCAGGTTGTGCACCCACAGACCTTCCTCGACCGGCTCTTCGTAGACCCCGTAGGGCGCGCCGATGGGGTAGTGGGTTCCTGACGCCGGGGGAACGTTGGCGTACTCAATGGGCGTCCCCACGGGGACGTGCAGGCGGCCTTCGTCGTCGATCCGGACGCGCCGGGCGGCAACTTCGGCGGACGGCGTGTTTGAAACGATCAAGAGAACGATCAGCGCGGCGACGCCGCCCACCGCGAGCAACACGCCGCTGCCAATCAGCGAGCGCCGCAGCCAGCGGCGACGTCGCGCGATGCGCTGCCGCTCTTGACGCGCCTCCCGGCGACGTTCGAGTTTGACCGCCGCCCTGGACCCGCGTCGCCTCGCCACGGCGTCTCCCGTCTGACACTTGGTTCATGCGATTGTGCCACCGGCTGCTTGGCCGGCCGGGACGCGGAAATACGGGCGCCCACGAGAGGCGCCCTTACATCGCCCGCCGGGGGATGAAGCCACGTCCCTCGGATGGCCACATGCGTAAGCGCCGTTTGTGGTGAGCCCTTCGGCAAGCTCAGGACAGGCTTTGTCGAACCATGAACGGCGCCCTTCGACTTCGCTCAGGGCGAGCGGATAATGGCGCCAGGCACCACCAGTGCACATAACGCTCTGAGAGGACCACCGCGACATGCCTGCCACCGCAGCCGCCGGATTGATCGGCCTGGGCGTCATGGGTCGAAACCTCGCCCTCAATATCGCCTCGCGCGGCTTTCCCCTCGCGGTCTACAACCGCACCTACAGCCGGACCACGCATTTCCTGGAGCGCGAGGCGTCCGGCACTGACATCCAGGGGGTCGAGAGTCTGGAGGACTTCGTCGCCGCCCTGGAGCGGCCGCGGCGGGTGATCCTAATGGTCGATGCCGGCCGCGCCGTCGATGCGGTGCTCGACCAGCTCATCCCGCTACTGGATCCCGGCGACACTATCGTGGACGGCGGAAACTCCTTCTACGCCGATACCGAGCGCCGCATCGACGTGGTCGAGGGCGCCCGGATGCACTACCTGGGAACCGGCATCAGCGGCGGCGAGACGGGCGCGCGCTACGGCCCCTCAATCATGCCCGGCGGCGACGAGGATGCGTATGCGCGTCTAGCGCCCATCCTCACGCGGATCGCGGCACAGGTGGACGACGGCCCCTGCGTGACCCACGTGGGGCGCCGAAGCGCTGGACATTATGTCAAGATGGTCCATAACGGCATCGAATACGGCGACATGCAGCTCATCGCCGAGGCCTACAGCTTTCTGGCCGCGGCGGGCTATCGACCCGACGAGCTGGCCGGCATTTTCGCCGCCTGGAACGAGTCCGACCTCGAGTCCTATCTGATTGAAATCACGGCGGACATCTTCAAGGTGCGGGACGCCGAGGGCGACGGTTTCCTGGTCGATGCCATTCTCGATCAGGCCGGCCAGAAGGGCACCGGTCGCTGGACGTCACGCGACGCGCTCGATCTGGGGACGCCAATCCCAACCATCGACGCCGCCGTGTGGTCGCGCCACATCTCGGCGCTCAAGGACGAACGCGTCGCGGCGGCGCCGGTGCTCCGCCCACAGGGCGCCCCGCGGATCGAACGCTTCGATGGCCTCGTCGAATCCGTGCGCCTGGCGCTATACGCCGCCAAGGTGTGCTCGTATGCCCAGGGCATCTCCCTGCTGCGGGCCGCGTCCGAGTCCTACGCTTACGAGCTCGAACTCGCCGAGCTGGCGCGCATCTGGAAGGGCGGCTGCATCATTCGCGCCCGTTTGCTAGGAGACATCCAGCGGGCATTCACCGCCGACCCGTCGCTGGTGAATCTCTTGCTGGACGAGGAGTTCCGTGCGCAGTTGGCCGAAGCAGACGAGGGCTGGCGCCGGGTCGTAATCAGCGCCAAGAACGCCGGACTGCCGTTCGCCGCCATGAGCGCTTCGCTGGACTACTACGACGCTTACCGCTCCGACCGTCTGCCGATGAACCTCACGCAGGCCCAGCGCGACTACTTTGGCGCGCACACCTACCGGCGCCTCGACCGGGATGGCGTGTTCCACACGCAATGGGAGGAAGGGGCAGAGACCGGCGCCGCCGGCAGCGATCCGGTCGACTCCTAGCACGGCGCGGGCCGGCCCCATGTCGCCTAAGGTGTACCGAGGCGTTCAGGGCAGCCACACAGGGCTGCCCCTACATCAGCCGACTCCTGGCCCCTCGGTGGCCGGTTTCCCTGTAGGGGCGCCCCTCGTGGGCGCCCGTTTGCTTCCGACTGCCTGTGGCCCCGGCATGGTGCGGTGCTAGGCCGACATCGCTAGAGGGCCGACTTCGGAAACCGGGCGTAGGCGCTCACTGGCACGCCATAGCCCCCGGCTTGGCCCAATCTCAGGTCCACGGCCGCCCCCGAAAGCATGCGGGCCTGGGTTGGCGTCACGCCGAGGTCGCGCACCAACCGCTCCTCCATCGCGGACGTGGCCTGTCGCAGCGCTTCCGTGAGGTCGTCGGCGACGCCCACGGTCATCACATGCGTGGCCGTCTCGAACCAGGGCCGTTCCAGGGACTCACCGCGCAGCACGTCCAAAGTCACGTCGATCTCGGCGGTGATGTTTACCCCGGAGTGCGCCTCGGCGTCGCCCATGGTGGCGTGGACGTCGCCGATGCCGAAAAGCGCGCCCGGCGCTCGCACCGGGAGATACACGGTCGTGCCCGCGGCGATCTCGTTGAAGTCCAAATTGCCGCCGTGGTCCCCGAGGCTGAGGGTCATGATGCTGCCCCCGGCCGGCGCCACGCCAATCGTGCCCACCATCGGGCGGGCCGGCAGACGGACTCGGCCAGCGAACCGGACGGCTTCGCCTTCCACGTCAAAGGGCTCAATTCCCGGATCCACCGGCCGATCGCCAAGGATGCCAGTGCCCGGCAGCGCCGCCACGTATCCGCGCGGCGCGAGCCGAATCGCCTCGATCGCCACCCGCAGCGTGTCGCCGGGCGCCGCATCCCTCACCCCGATCGGTCCCGTGCACGGGTTCATGCTGCCGGGGGTGCGTCGGCGGGCAAAGGCGTCGACATCGAGGTCGTCGCAATGCCCGTCGTAGGCGTCTCGGGCCTCGACGGTGAGACGGGCGTGCGACGGAACCCAGACGACCGGCGACGCGTCGGCGTCGAATTCGCAGGTCGCATGGCGCGCGGAGATGCGCTGGCGCTCTACTTCTGAATTCACAGGGCCTCCTTCAACGCCCGCGCGGCGCTGGCGGTCATGCCGTCGACGGTGGCGAGTTCCGTCGCCGATGCTTGACGAATCTGATCGAGCGACCCGAAGGCGCGAATCAGGGCCCGCTTGCGCTTCGGGCCGATGCCCGGGATTTCGTCCAGGATCGATCGCCGCCCCTTCTTGGTGCGCAGCTTGATGTGAAAGCTCACCGCGAAGCGATGCGCCTCGTCGCGAATTCGCTGCGCGAGTCGCATGCCATCGCTGTCGTGGGGGAGCCGAATCGAAGTCGAGCGTCCGGGAACGAACAGCTCCTCGTGCTGTTTGGCGATCGCGGCCAACGGCATTTCCGCCGGATCGATGGCGAACTCCCGGAACACATCCAGCGCCGCGCTCAGCTGGCCCTTCCCGCCGTCGATGAGCACCAGGTCCGGCGCTGAACCCCATTCGCTGCTCGAGCCCGCCGTCACGTTGGTCGGCGCGGGCAAGTCCGTGTCAGGGTCCATCTCCCGCAGCGGGACAACAGCCAGCGCACGCGCCCCCAGGCTGGTGTCGGAAGCCTCTCCGGCGACCTTGGTATAACGCGCAAAGCGGCGTCGCAGCACTTCCCGCATGGATTCGAAGTCGTCGTTGCCCGGCTGGTTTCGGATCTTGAAGCGCCGATACTTGCCCTTCTTGGCCACGCCGTCCTCGAAAACCACGAGCGAGCCCACAACCAAGGACCCTTGGATGTGGGAGATGTCGTAGGCCTCGATGCGCCGCGGCAGACGCTCGAGCCCCAGCGCCGTGCCGATTTCGAGCAGCGCCTGCCGAAGCTTGCGGCCGGAGTTGAGCCAGCGAGCCCGCTCGATCTGCAGCGTGTCGCGCACGTTGCGGGCGGCCATGGCCACGAGCTTTCGCTTTTGGCCGCGCTGCGGGGCGCGGACCTCAACCTTCGCGCCGCGCAGGGTGCTCAGCCACGCGGCCAGCGGCTCCGGATCCGAAAGCCGCGCCGATGTGAGCACCAAGAGCGGCACCTCGGGCGCGCGGTCGTAGTACTCACGCACGAAGTCGTCGAGCATCTCGGCGTCCGTCTCCTCGCCCGTCACCGCCAGCTCGTAGGCGCCGCGCCCGATCATCTTCCCGCCGCGGATTCGTAGCACGGTTGCCTGGGCCTCGCGCCCCTCGCGCGCCGCGGCGATGACGTCGATCTGGCCGCCGCGCAGATCGGTGATCTTCTGCTCGGCGACGACCTTGTCAATCGCCTTGAGCCGGTCGCGATGCTTGGCGGCGGATTCGTAGTCGTGGGACTCGGCGGCGCTCCACATTTGGGCCGTGAGTTGCTCCACCACGTGGTCGTAGTCGCCGCGCATGAATCCAACCGCACCGTCCACGACCGCCGCGTACTCCTCCACGGTGCAATAGCGCGTGCAAGGCGCAATGCACAGGCCGAGGTGAAATTTCAGGCACGGCCGTGGGATCGGCGTGCCCATGTCGAT from Chloroflexota bacterium includes the following:
- a CDS encoding type II toxin-antitoxin system VapC family toxin, which produces MSGHVVVDASVAVKWLVREEHTDRALAILSAWHDDEVTPAAPYLLPFEVANALHRRVIRDQLSVGDSARMISQLLSSRLELHQTQELHVRALELATELQQGAVYDTHYLALAEEFGCELWTADERFCRAASQASRNVRWIGDPGVLG
- a CDS encoding metallophosphoesterase family protein; protein product: MAGADGQPRSRPRARVLPRLRGPWTGGRAIAQSPNLRFAILSDAHMISPGAPPQHGADARENLKAAVRALAGVRPAPQLVVHLGDQTSTSSPAAYAEFVRITHDVAMPQLFVQGNHDDGRMLADALALPNDVEPAGAPGGYYALVRGGVLLVVLNSNPVGGAVGGRLGAEQLAWLDGTLDARSGESAVLFVHHHCHPIGIDWLDRVMLTNAAALMAVLERHDRVLGVFSGHVHRRTSDTVNGIRSETAPSTWITLGPDQSNPHANAQQGFLVVDVNDDGLCITEVPI
- a CDS encoding DUF3105 domain-containing protein, with the translated sequence MARRRGSRAAVKLERRREARQERQRIARRRRWLRRSLIGSGVLLAVGGVAALIVLLIVSNTPSAEVAARRVRIDDEGRLHVPVGTPIEYANVPPASGTHYPIGAPYGVYEEPVEEGLWVHNLEHGAIAVLYRCDTDCDEVVPQLEAIHQDLPNGAFGEVKLIAMPYAGLAPKFMLVAWHWQEPMDSLDPDRVREFYRDFVDRGPEAAP
- the gndA gene encoding NADP-dependent phosphogluconate dehydrogenase, which translates into the protein MPATAAAGLIGLGVMGRNLALNIASRGFPLAVYNRTYSRTTHFLEREASGTDIQGVESLEDFVAALERPRRVILMVDAGRAVDAVLDQLIPLLDPGDTIVDGGNSFYADTERRIDVVEGARMHYLGTGISGGETGARYGPSIMPGGDEDAYARLAPILTRIAAQVDDGPCVTHVGRRSAGHYVKMVHNGIEYGDMQLIAEAYSFLAAAGYRPDELAGIFAAWNESDLESYLIEITADIFKVRDAEGDGFLVDAILDQAGQKGTGRWTSRDALDLGTPIPTIDAAVWSRHISALKDERVAAAPVLRPQGAPRIERFDGLVESVRLALYAAKVCSYAQGISLLRAASESYAYELELAELARIWKGGCIIRARLLGDIQRAFTADPSLVNLLLDEEFRAQLAEADEGWRRVVISAKNAGLPFAAMSASLDYYDAYRSDRLPMNLTQAQRDYFGAHTYRRLDRDGVFHTQWEEGAETGAAGSDPVDS
- a CDS encoding acetamidase/formamidase family protein gives rise to the protein MNSEVERQRISARHATCEFDADASPVVWVPSHARLTVEARDAYDGHCDDLDVDAFARRRTPGSMNPCTGPIGVRDAAPGDTLRVAIEAIRLAPRGYVAALPGTGILGDRPVDPGIEPFDVEGEAVRFAGRVRLPARPMVGTIGVAPAGGSIMTLSLGDHGGNLDFNEIAAGTTVYLPVRAPGALFGIGDVHATMGDAEAHSGVNITAEIDVTLDVLRGESLERPWFETATHVMTVGVADDLTEALRQATSAMEERLVRDLGVTPTQARMLSGAAVDLRLGQAGGYGVPVSAYARFPKSAL
- the uvrC gene encoding excinuclease ABC subunit UvrC — translated: MTPAVSAAVEEKLAGLPDAPGVYLMRGAQGNVVYIGKARSLRSRVRSYFRRGDHSTKTVSLVQRVADLEVIVTDSEVEALLLENNLIKEHRPPFNVTFRDDKGYLYVKITVGETYPRVGTTRRILRDGALYFGPFTSAKSVRQTLKLLNRLFPYRTCTIDMGTPIPRPCLKFHLGLCIAPCTRYCTVEEYAAVVDGAVGFMRGDYDHVVEQLTAQMWSAAESHDYESAAKHRDRLKAIDKVVAEQKITDLRGGQIDVIAAAREGREAQATVLRIRGGKMIGRGAYELAVTGEETDAEMLDDFVREYYDRAPEVPLLVLTSARLSDPEPLAAWLSTLRGAKVEVRAPQRGQKRKLVAMAARNVRDTLQIERARWLNSGRKLRQALLEIGTALGLERLPRRIEAYDISHIQGSLVVGSLVVFEDGVAKKGKYRRFKIRNQPGNDDFESMREVLRRRFARYTKVAGEASDTSLGARALAVVPLREMDPDTDLPAPTNVTAGSSSEWGSAPDLVLIDGGKGQLSAALDVFREFAIDPAEMPLAAIAKQHEELFVPGRSTSIRLPHDSDGMRLAQRIRDEAHRFAVSFHIKLRTKKGRRSILDEIPGIGPKRKRALIRAFGSLDQIRQASATELATVDGMTASAARALKEAL